Proteins co-encoded in one Populus trichocarpa isolate Nisqually-1 chromosome 10, P.trichocarpa_v4.1, whole genome shotgun sequence genomic window:
- the LOC18102549 gene encoding myosin-binding protein 2 isoform X2: MVGNKFATMLQRNTNKITLILVYAILEWILIILLLLNSLFSYLIIKFADYFGLKRPCLWCSRLDHFFEPANFQNSYRSLVCDDHAKEISKLGYCSSHRKLAESQDMCEGCSSSSSHGESLSKFAFFPWMTQLGVLQDLGGDKVSENGEEDLKCSCCGVCLDTKLYCDDYYLIKPSYWGDSDFTQKGNLVLEHQVDNTVDVDDHSDRERSDFVSDFCEGEQGIGENRGIEIGNGEEEVKQNFSCSVSNFYCKEVVADDGEKEEMVMKKEEEPVKKDDLNVQMDNPPGDQPAMVQAGSSKDTATEIQPQHLEFYIDQDDCHLIPVELIGFNSTEKQIPKRHEKGVEENSGNEDFVLEFDKQVGTQYELVVEDRSNLEEEVPLLSVDDNEEEPSVAVVESREILEKESSSSRHSDLDLVEEECEHVATAQPTHTPSNDGNHAQESALIAGEDVDSDYNQVSEEVLQMQSDEIEADVSIGTEIPDQEQIDDVHYVEEVSPSYSCMQEDPSTSDADYHAYEDHDELFIALGSKQAEEDAIEFRTITVETGEPSLHTESNELEEDKIPDTPTSMDSLHHLQKKLLLLERRESGTEESLDGSIISDIEAGDGVLTMEKLKSALRAERKTLSALYAELEEERSASAVAASQTMAMINRLQEEKAAMQMEAFQYQRMMEEQSEYDQEAMQLLSELVVKREKEKAELEKELEVYRKKVQDNEMKDKLIMLKRRKDGSTTSVTTSPSCSNAEDTDGLSVDLNHEGKEVIESFDNHQESSHPNTPVDAVLYLDESLANFEEERVSIVEQLKVLEEKLFMLSDEEEQHFEDMKPIEHLYQENGNGYSEICDYSSESNGVANGQHKEMNGKHHQERRNIGAKAKRLLPLFDAIDTESEDILNGHSEGFDSVALQKSVNKFDMNSKKLAVEEEVDHVYERLQALEADREFLKHCMTSLRKGDKGIELLQEILQHLRDLRNVEQRVRNLEDGAL; the protein is encoded by the exons ATGGTTGGTAACAAGTTTGCAACCATGCTTCAAAGAAACACCAATAAGATCACTCTTATTCTAGTCTATGCAATCCTTGAATGGATTCTGATCATTCTCCTCCTCCtaaactctcttttttcttatttaattatcaaatttgCTGATTACTTTGGCCTTAAAAGACCCTGTCTCTGGTGTTCTAGGCTTGATCACTTCTTTGAGCCTGCAAATTTCCAGAATTCTTATAGATCTCTTGTGTGTGATGATCATGCTAAAGAGATTTCCAAACTGGGCTATTGTTCAAGTCATAGAAAACTTGCTGAATCGCAAGATATGTGTGAGGGttgctcatcatcatcatcgcatGGTGAATCGTTGAGCAAGTTTGCCTTCTTTCCTTGGATGACTCAACTTGGTGTCCTTCAAGATTTAGGGGGTGATAAGGTAAGTGAAAATGGTGAGGAGGATTTGAAGTGTTCTTGCTGTGGTGTTTGCTTGGACACAAAACTATATTGTGATGATTACTATCTAATTAAGCCTTCTTATTGGGGTGATTCGGATTTTACCCAGAAAGGAAATTTGGTTTTGGAACATCAGGTTGATAACACAGTTGATGTAGATGATCATTCTGATAGAGAACGATCGGATTTTGTGAGTGATTTTTGTGAAGGAGAACAGGGGATTGGTGAGAACCGGGGAATTGAGATTGGAAACGGGGAAGAGGAAGTGAAGCAGAATTTTTCATGCTCTGTTTCCAATTTTTATTGCAAGGAAGTGGTTGCTGATGACggtgaaaaagaagaaatggttatgaaaaaagaagaagaaccggTCAAGAAGGATGATTTGAATGTGCAAATGGATAACCCACCTGGTGACCAGCCTGCGATGGTTCAAGCTGGTAGCAGTAAAGACACGGCTACCGAGATTCAACCTCAGCATCTAGAGTTTTACATTGATCAAGATGATTGTCACTTGATTCCAGTTGAACTGATCGGTTTCAATTCCACAGAGAAACAAATTCCAAAGAGACACGAGAAGGGAGTGGAGGAAAACAGTGGCAATGAAGATTTCGTTTTGGAGTTTGATAAGCAAGTTGGAACACAATATGAATTGGTTGTGGAGGACAGGAGCAATTTAGAAGAGGAAGTGCCATTGCTCTCGGTCGATGATAATGAGGAGGAACCTTCGGTTGCAGTGGTTGAGTCGAGGGAAATACTCGAGAAAGAGAGCTCCTCAAGTAGGCATTCAGATTTGGATTTGGTGGAGGAGGAATGTGAGCACGTTGCCACTGCTCAACCAACTCATACCCCTTCTAATGATGGCAATCATGCTCAAGAAAGCGCACTGATAGCGGGAGAGGACGTGGATTCAGATTACAACCAAG TGTCTGAAGAAGTACTTCAAATGCAAAGTGATGAAATAGAAGCAGATGTCTCGATAGGAACTGAAATTCCTGATCAGGAACAAATTGATGACGTTCATTATGTCGAAGAAGTTTCTCCTTCATATTCTTGCATGCAGGAAGACCCTTCAACTAGTGATGCCGATTATCATGCATATGAAGATCATG ATGAATTGTTCATTGCATTAGGCTCTAAGCAAGCTGAGGAAGATGCAATAGAATTTAGGACCATAACTGTGGAGACTGGCGAGCCATCATTGCATACAGAGAGCAATGAGCTTGAGGAAGATAAAATTCCCGATACGCCAACTTCTATGGATAGTCTTCATCACCTACAAAAGAAACTGCTACTGCTTGAAAGAAGAGAATCTGGTACGGAGGAGTCTTTGGACGGGAGTATCATTAGTGACATAGAAGCAGGTGATGGAGTTTTGACTATGGAGAAGTTGAAATCAGCTCTGAGAGCTGAAAGGAAGACGTTAAGTGCTTTATATGCAGaactagaagaagaaagaagcgcCTCTGCAGTGGCAGCCAGCCAGACAATGGCAATGATAAATAGACTTCAAGAAGAGAAGGCTGCAATGCAGATGGAAGCATTTCAGTATCAGAGAATGATGGAAGAGCAATCAGAGTATGACCAGGAAGCTATGCAGCTTCTGAGCGAACTTGtggtaaagagagaaaaagagaaagcaGAGCTAGAAAAGGAGCTAGAAGTATATCGAAAGAAGGTACAGGATAATGAgatgaaagataaattgatAATGttgaaaagaaggaaagatGGTAGCACAACAAGTGTAACCACTTCGCCTTCCTGTAGCAATGCCGAGGATACTGATGGACTATCTGTCGACTTGAATCATGAAGGGAAAGAAGTAATTGAAAGCTTTGATAACCATCAAGAAAGTAGTCACCCGAATACTCCAGTTGACGCAGTTCTATATCTGGATGAATCGTTGGCTAATTTCGAGGAGGAGAGGGTATCAATTGTAGAACAACTTAAGGTTTTGGAGGAGAAGCTTTTTATGCTGAGTGATGAGGAGGAGCAACATTTCGAGGACATGAAACCAATTGAGCATCTATATCAAGAGAATGGCAATGGCTACAGCGAGATTTGTGATTATAGCAGTGAATCAAATGGAGTTGCAAATGGTCAACACAAGGAAATGAATGGAAAGCATcatcaagaaagaagaaacatcgGTGCAAAGGCAAAGAGACTTCTCCCACTTTTTGATGCCATTGACACAGAAAGTGAAGATATACTAAATGGGCACTCGGAGGGGTTTGATTCTGTTGCATTGCAAAAGTCGGTTAACAAATTTGACATGAATAGCAAGAAGCTCGCTGTTGAGGAGGAGGTGGATCATGTCTATGAAAGGCTACAAGCACTTGAGGCAGATAGAGAGTTTCTTAAGCATTGCATGACCTCCTTGAGGAAAGGAGATAAGGGGATAGAGCTGCTGCAAGAGATTTTACAACATCTTCGTGATCTAAGAAATGTGGAACAACGTGTGAGGAACTTAGAAGACGGTGCTCTGTAG